Proteins from one Nicotiana tabacum cultivar K326 chromosome 23, ASM71507v2, whole genome shotgun sequence genomic window:
- the LOC107824083 gene encoding F-box protein SKIP31 — protein sequence MAIFDDEDEPLAQFLESEIFALSDQEDEMVEDILDEGDVKRKSKHFDGEEERVTKKMRVVEDEDEDEDEIERKEKQEQEEEEEEEKREAKVMKVEEEEEDKEEKVNALLSSPSLSPPVEVEAEVDCASSPPRMSLNIMDNNNNSGASTSSNMRQVPSRIETGILSKVPPELLCHILKFLSPEDLVACSLVCKFLNFAASDESLWRWLYCMRWGLLLPTRKPRECAWKKLYIQRDAEDMMEFVRNTPKEFKEYYIQMQTAKRSQAPLPSQMNDDRIILDKTVADQVSMWNKSKGLGDKVVIDHSFSGETCNYYQIGDVYVCEKTGHVHVCDDTCREVVPDPTNGLLVCTISGHCFERMLSPSEMEQDGEQQQGGTTDEAEPFMGSGRFARAYLLGYNCDDEKELEAALRFC from the exons ATGGCAATATTCGACGATGAAGATGAGCCTCTTGCTCAATTCCTCGAATCGGAGATCTTCGCTCTCTCCGATCAG GAGGATGAGATGGTAGAGGATATCTTGGATGAAGGTGATGTGAAGAGGAAAAGTAAGCACTTTGATGGAGAGGAGGAGAGAGTAACAAAGAAAATGAGAGTTGTGGAGGATGAGGATGAGGATGAGGATGAGATAGAGCGAAAAGAGAAGCAGGAGCaagaggaagaggaggaggaagagaaGAGGGAAGCAAAGGTAATGaaagttgaggaggaggaggaagacaaGGAGGAAAAGGTGAATGCATTATTATCATCTCCATCTTTGTCACCACCAGTTGAAGTTGAAGCTGAAGTTGATTGTGCATCTTCACCTCCAAGGATGAGTCTGAATATCatggataataataataacagtggTGCCAGTACAAGCAGCAACATGAGGCAGGTTCCAAGTAGGATAGAGACTGGGATTCTCAGCAAAGTCCCTCCAGAATTGCTCTGTCACATCCTCAAGTTCCTTTCACCGGAG GATCTTGTGGCATGTTCATTGGTCTGCAAGTTCTTAAATTTTGCTGCTTCTGATGAATCCCTGTGGCGCTGGCT GTACTGCATGCGATGGGGTCTGCTGCTCCCAACAAGAAAGCCACGAGAATGTGCCTGGAAGAAACTTTACATCCAG CGTGATGCTGAGGATATGATGGAGTTTGTCAGGAATACTCCTAAGGAATTTAAGGAGTATTATATCCAAATGCAGACAGCAAAAAGAAGCCAAGCTCCTCTTCCTTCTCAG ATGAATGATGACCGAATAATTCTTGATAAAACAGTTGCTGATCAAGTCTCTATGTGGAATAAAAGCAAAGGTCTGGGTGATAAAGTGGTGATTGATCATTCGTTCTCTGGGGAGACGTGCAATTACTATCAAATAGGAGATGTATATGTTTGTGAGAAAACTGGACACGTTCATG TTTGTGATGACACATGTAGGGAAGTTGTACCTGATCCTACAAATGGTCTTCTGGTGTGTACCATTTCAGGTCACTGTTTTGAAAGGATGTTGTCACCTTCCGAAATGGAACAAGATGGG GAGCAGCAACAAGGTGGCACTACAGATGAAGCGGAGCCATtcatgggatcgggtcgttttg CTCGAGCTTATTTATTGGGATATAACTGTGATGACGAGAAGGAACTAGAAGCTGCTTTGCGTTTTTGTTGA
- the LOC107824085 gene encoding uncharacterized protein LOC107824085, with protein MGGGKNKHLGQYGYPGQYPPQPGAYPPQAYPGVNPSQVYPPLQGYPPAPGYPPAGYPPAPGYPPAGGYSPQGYPPAGGYPPQGYPPVGYPPPHHAGHGGMGLVTGSIAAAAAAYGAAHGAASHGRGGGYYGHGKFKHGKFKGGKKFGKKFKKWK; from the exons ATGGGAGGCGGAAAAAATAAACATCTAGGTCAATATGGTTATCCAGGGCAATATCCTCCACAACCCGGAGCTTACCCTCCACAAGCATATCCAGGAGTTAATCCTTCGCAAGTGTATCCACCTCTTCAAGGATATCCTCCTGCACCAGGATATCCACCGGCCGGTTATCCTCCTGCACCAGGATATCCACCGGCTGGTGGATATTCTCCACAAGGGTATCCACCAGCCGGTGGATATCCTCCACAAGGGTATCCTCCTGTGGGTTACCCTCCTCCACACCATGCAG GGCATGGAGGCATGGGATTAGTAACTGGAAGCATAGCCGCAGCGGCGGCTGCGTACGGTGCAGCACATGGTGCTGCAAGTCATGGACGGGGCGGCGGCTATTATGGACATGGAAAATTCAAGCATGGCAAGTTTAAGGGTGGCAAGAAGTTTGGCAAGAAATTCAAGAAGTGGAAATAA
- the LOC107824084 gene encoding glycine-rich protein A3, whose product MGGGQDGSDKGLFSHLIPGMTGHSSGHGYPPGQYPPPPGAYPPHQGYPPQGYPPQGYPPQGGGYPPAGYPPQGYPPAGGHHAPPHQSGHGGMGAMLAGGAAAAAAAYGAHHLAHGSGSHMGHGAAHYGHGGGHYGGGHYGGKFKHGKHGKFKHGKHGKGGMFGGKFKKWK is encoded by the exons ATGGGAGGTGGACAGGATGGGTCTGATAAGGGACTCTTTTCCCATCTTATACCCGGTATGACTGGTCATTCTTCTGGTCATGGATATCCACCGGGGCAGTACCCTCCGCCGCCTGGTGCTTACCCTCCGCATCAAGGGTATCCTCCTCAAGGATATCCTCCTCAGGGTTATCCTCCACAGGGAGGAGGATACCCACCTGCAGGATATCCTCCACAAGGATATCCTCCCGCTGGTGGTCACCACGCTCCTCCACACCAATCAG GTCATGGGGGCATGGGGGCGATGTTAGCCGGAGGTGCTGCAGCTGCAGCTGCTGCCTATGGTGCTCATCACCTGGCACACGGAAGTGGATCTCACATGGGACACGGTGCTGCTCACTATGGACATGGAGGCGGTCATTATGGAGGCGGTCATTATGGAGGCAAGTTTAAGCATGGCAAGCATGGGAAATTCAAGCACGGAAAGCATGGCAAAGGCGGGATGTTCGGAGGCAAATTCAAGAAGTGGAAGTAA